A single window of Syntrophus aciditrophicus SB DNA harbors:
- a CDS encoding substrate-binding domain-containing protein, which translates to MKRKPLNTLFRWLGFLVLLCLVTGLTTAATAQAAKQVKQKNIILATTTSTQDTGLLDTLIPIFEKKTGYFVKTIAVGSGQAMAMGQKGEADVLLVHSPDAEKKFIEGQYGINRRLVMHNDFVIVGPSADPARIKGSRTSPEAFTKMANTGSLFISRGDNSGTHAKEKAIWKAAGINPEGQKWYQQTGLGMGQTLNVAAEKKGYTLADRGTWLSLQKNLGLPILMEGDPILLNIYHVIEVNHAKWPKVNAAGAKAFADFMVSPATQKIIKTFGVSKYGSPLFFPDAGKKVEDLGK; encoded by the coding sequence ATGAAGCGAAAACCGTTGAACACCCTTTTCCGTTGGCTGGGATTTCTAGTGCTCCTGTGCCTTGTTACAGGTCTGACAACAGCCGCAACTGCTCAGGCGGCTAAGCAGGTAAAGCAGAAAAACATTATTCTGGCCACCACGACCAGCACTCAGGACACGGGACTGCTGGACACCCTGATTCCGATTTTCGAAAAGAAAACCGGTTATTTTGTCAAGACCATCGCCGTCGGCTCCGGTCAGGCGATGGCGATGGGACAGAAAGGCGAGGCGGATGTCCTTCTCGTCCATTCCCCAGATGCGGAAAAAAAATTCATTGAAGGACAATATGGAATCAACCGCCGTCTGGTCATGCATAACGACTTCGTCATCGTGGGACCGTCCGCCGATCCCGCTCGGATTAAAGGCTCCAGGACCTCGCCGGAAGCCTTCACAAAGATGGCCAACACTGGTTCCCTCTTTATTTCCCGGGGAGATAATTCCGGAACGCATGCCAAGGAAAAGGCTATCTGGAAAGCCGCCGGGATCAATCCCGAAGGTCAGAAATGGTATCAGCAGACAGGATTGGGCATGGGACAGACCCTCAATGTCGCCGCCGAGAAGAAGGGCTACACCCTTGCCGACCGGGGAACATGGCTTTCTCTGCAGAAAAATCTCGGTCTCCCGATCCTCATGGAAGGTGACCCCATCCTGCTGAATATCTATCACGTAATTGAAGTCAATCATGCCAAGTGGCCGAAAGTCAACGCAGCGGGCGCGAAGGCCTTTGCCGACTTCATGGTGTCTCCCGCAACCCAGAAGATCATCAAAACCTTCGGTGTGAGCAAATATGGATCTCCGCTGTTCTTCCCCGATGCAGGGAAAAAAGTGGAGGATCTCGGAAAATAA
- a CDS encoding substrate-binding domain-containing protein → MKRLFLYLLTFLWLGFPGLANAVDGSKFVLLSSTIGPIDAGIVDALENAFEKETDIRVRHVGAGTGAALDIARKGNVDLVMVHAKSLEEKFVQEGFGTQRIPLMYNDFVLVGPAADPAGIKGMKTAAEALGRIAEKGVPFISRGDKSGTHVAEMELWGKAGLKPAGSWYQVYEKGSEGNAPTLKYTNQQGAYTVIDRATYLALKDQISLVILVEGDEAMLNYISLIPVSQKKFKTVNATDTMRFVNWLTDPKKGQLIIRDFGKEKYGAPLFFPNSEAWQKAQKK, encoded by the coding sequence ATGAAAAGATTGTTTCTTTATCTTTTGACGTTCCTCTGGTTAGGGTTTCCGGGATTGGCTAACGCCGTTGACGGCAGCAAGTTTGTTCTGCTTTCTTCGACCATCGGCCCCATTGACGCCGGAATCGTCGATGCCCTGGAAAACGCGTTTGAAAAGGAAACGGACATCCGGGTCCGTCATGTCGGCGCCGGGACAGGTGCGGCACTGGATATCGCCCGGAAAGGCAACGTTGATCTCGTCATGGTCCATGCCAAATCCCTGGAAGAAAAGTTTGTCCAGGAAGGATTCGGAACGCAGCGAATCCCGCTGATGTACAATGATTTCGTACTGGTCGGTCCAGCTGCTGACCCGGCCGGAATCAAAGGAATGAAAACGGCCGCGGAAGCGCTGGGCAGGATTGCAGAAAAAGGCGTCCCGTTCATCAGTCGGGGGGACAAGTCGGGAACCCATGTGGCGGAGATGGAACTCTGGGGGAAGGCGGGACTCAAACCGGCCGGTTCCTGGTACCAGGTCTATGAAAAAGGTTCGGAAGGCAATGCCCCCACGCTGAAATATACCAATCAGCAAGGGGCTTACACGGTGATCGACCGGGCCACCTATCTCGCCCTCAAGGATCAGATTTCACTGGTCATCCTCGTGGAAGGCGATGAAGCCATGCTGAACTACATCAGCCTTATCCCCGTGAGTCAGAAAAAATTCAAAACAGTCAATGCAACCGACACGATGCGTTTTGTCAACTGGTTGACCGACCCGAAAAAGGGACAATTGATCATCCGGGATTTCGGCAAGGAAAAATACGGCGCCCCGCTTTTCTTCCCCAATTCGGAAGCATGGCAGAAAGCACAGAAGAAATAA
- a CDS encoding DUF128 domain-containing protein has protein sequence MKERKKKKELSILRVLKNSGTPLTSTKIAQELVAIGQEISERTVRLYLQEMEQDGLTVNSGKRGHTISEKGLDEFDSSNVIDKVGFLSAKIDTMTYQMNFDLNTASGKVVINVTLVEPGIFARSIPLVKKVYEKGYAMGHLLTFLGPGETLGYVTVPEGTIGIGTVCSITLNGVLLKHAIPTTSRFGGLLELQNGKPLRFAEIIMYDGTSIDPLEIFIRSGMTNYIDAVQTGNGRIGASFREFPAESREMVEHLDRKMKRIGLGGLLRIGMPGQSLLDIPVSEGRVGAIIIGGLNPVSIMEETGVRLYSRALAGLIDFRKLFHYEEMERRINEYL, from the coding sequence ATGAAAGAAAGAAAGAAAAAAAAGGAACTTTCCATTCTCCGGGTGCTCAAAAATTCCGGAACGCCTCTGACCAGCACGAAAATTGCCCAGGAGCTTGTGGCCATCGGACAGGAAATCAGCGAACGAACGGTCCGCCTCTATCTCCAGGAAATGGAGCAGGACGGCCTTACGGTCAATAGCGGCAAAAGAGGCCATACAATCAGCGAAAAAGGACTGGACGAATTCGATTCCTCCAACGTCATTGACAAAGTCGGTTTTCTGTCCGCCAAGATCGACACCATGACCTATCAGATGAACTTTGACCTCAACACAGCATCCGGGAAAGTCGTAATCAATGTAACCCTCGTGGAACCCGGCATTTTTGCCAGAAGCATTCCCCTTGTAAAAAAAGTTTATGAGAAGGGATACGCCATGGGGCATCTGCTCACTTTCCTGGGACCGGGTGAAACCCTGGGATATGTCACGGTCCCCGAAGGCACGATCGGGATCGGCACCGTCTGTTCCATCACACTGAACGGCGTTCTGCTGAAGCATGCCATACCCACCACATCCCGGTTCGGCGGACTGCTGGAGCTTCAGAATGGAAAGCCGCTGCGTTTTGCCGAAATCATCATGTACGACGGAACAAGCATCGATCCACTGGAAATCTTCATTCGCAGCGGGATGACCAATTACATCGACGCCGTTCAGACCGGCAACGGCAGGATCGGCGCCAGTTTCCGGGAATTTCCCGCGGAGAGCCGTGAAATGGTGGAACACCTCGACAGGAAGATGAAGCGGATCGGCCTCGGCGGACTGCTTCGAATCGGAATGCCAGGCCAGTCCCTCCTCGATATCCCTGTCAGTGAAGGACGGGTTGGCGCTATCATCATCGGCGGCCTCAATCCCGTTTCCATCATGGAGGAAACGGGGGTAAGGCTCTATTCCCGCGCCCTTGCCGGACTTATTGATTTCCGGAAACTTTTCCACTACGAGGAAATGGAAAGACGGATCAATGAATACTTATAA
- a CDS encoding glutamate synthase-related protein, translating to MEWPKSNDVIGTVNRGNPAESGLCTLCRSDCKGRCETWLSSLKGRKILYPRDFGFVTAGSANTCHLGVCYNSLRIQGYNYGVSGLPAGLSSSADDCIFPNVNIEGSFGNEVKTKFRLPIMTGALGSTFIAAKYWDSFATGAALVGIPIVIGENVVGIDKEAVINNGKISKAPELDRRIETFLKYYDGYGAIIVQMNVEDTRNGVAEYVINKYGDKAIIELKWGQGAKDIGGEIQVDSLDYALFLKERGYVVDPDPAKPEVQEAFRHGAVKSFARHSRLGYTDMSSVEKVSESFMESVAHLRRLGYKRISLKTGSYGMEALAMAIKYATDAKLDLLTVDGSGGGTGMSPWNMMETWGVPSILLHSKTIEYASILAAKGDKVVDIALAGGLAREDHIFKALALGAPYTKLVCMGRAAMIPGFLGSNIEGVLKPERKAKVNGNWDELPISVREIGASTEELFAGYYDLQKKVGADEMKNIPYGAIAMWTLADKLAAGLQQLMAGARRFDLSQISRGDVFSANRETERETKIPFITDVLDESAKKILNS from the coding sequence ATGGAATGGCCTAAAAGCAATGACGTGATAGGAACCGTAAACCGCGGCAATCCGGCTGAATCCGGGTTGTGCACTCTTTGCCGCTCGGATTGCAAAGGACGCTGCGAAACGTGGCTGTCAAGTCTGAAAGGCAGAAAGATTCTTTATCCCAGGGATTTCGGGTTTGTAACGGCGGGCAGCGCGAACACCTGCCATCTCGGAGTCTGTTATAACTCGCTCCGCATTCAGGGTTACAATTACGGTGTATCCGGGCTGCCCGCGGGACTGAGCAGCTCCGCCGACGACTGCATCTTTCCCAACGTCAATATCGAAGGTTCCTTCGGCAATGAGGTGAAAACGAAATTCCGTTTGCCCATCATGACCGGCGCCCTGGGTTCAACTTTTATTGCCGCCAAGTACTGGGATTCCTTTGCGACGGGCGCCGCCCTGGTGGGAATTCCCATCGTCATCGGCGAAAACGTGGTCGGCATCGACAAAGAGGCAGTCATCAATAACGGCAAGATCTCCAAAGCCCCCGAGCTGGACCGGCGGATTGAAACCTTCCTCAAGTATTACGACGGCTACGGCGCCATCATTGTTCAGATGAATGTGGAAGATACGAGAAACGGCGTGGCGGAATACGTCATCAACAAATACGGTGACAAGGCCATCATCGAGCTGAAATGGGGTCAGGGAGCCAAGGATATCGGCGGTGAAATCCAGGTCGACAGCCTCGACTATGCCCTGTTTCTGAAGGAAAGGGGCTATGTCGTTGACCCCGATCCAGCGAAACCGGAAGTGCAGGAAGCCTTCAGGCACGGCGCCGTCAAATCCTTCGCCCGCCACAGCAGGCTGGGATATACCGACATGTCCTCGGTGGAAAAAGTAAGTGAATCCTTCATGGAATCCGTTGCGCATCTCCGCAGGCTCGGGTACAAGCGGATCTCGCTGAAGACAGGCTCCTACGGCATGGAAGCGCTGGCCATGGCCATCAAATACGCAACGGATGCGAAGCTGGATCTGCTCACAGTCGATGGTTCCGGCGGCGGCACCGGCATGAGCCCCTGGAACATGATGGAGACCTGGGGAGTTCCTTCTATCCTGCTGCATTCAAAGACCATTGAGTATGCGTCGATTCTGGCGGCTAAGGGCGACAAGGTCGTGGACATCGCCCTGGCGGGCGGCCTGGCGCGGGAAGATCATATCTTCAAGGCCCTGGCTCTGGGCGCGCCCTACACCAAACTCGTCTGCATGGGGCGGGCCGCGATGATTCCGGGTTTTCTGGGTTCCAACATCGAAGGTGTGCTGAAACCGGAACGGAAGGCAAAAGTGAACGGAAACTGGGATGAACTGCCGATCTCCGTCAGGGAAATCGGCGCGTCGACGGAAGAGCTCTTCGCGGGGTATTATGATCTTCAGAAAAAGGTGGGGGCGGACGAAATGAAAAACATCCCCTATGGCGCAATAGCCATGTGGACGCTCGCCGACAAACTTGCGGCAGGATTGCAGCAGTTGATGGCCGGGGCAAGGCGATTCGACCTCAGCCAGATTTCCAGGGGAGACGTTTTCTCCGCCAACAGGGAAACTGAAAGAGAAACCAAGATTCCCTTCATTACCGATGTCCTGGATGAAAGCGCGAAGAAAATCCTCAACAGTTGA
- a CDS encoding PEP/pyruvate-binding domain-containing protein — protein MEKIPIRVSTGLESFDSVIDGLRIGDNVVWQVDYIADYRSFVTPFVQRALSENRMVVYLCFAQHEPLLDEDERVTVYHLDASSGFESFSSEVYSIAAREGEGVFYVFDSLSDLLSAWATDLMIGNFFRIICPYLYQLNTVAYFALVRENHSFRTVARIRETTQVLLDVYNADNKIYVHPLKVKGRHLPTMFLPHLKRGDSFSPVTRSVDTGRLLHYFSGKGLDSATRNLDYWDRLFIHVEELLHRTIHREEKRNLLDHLCEIMIGREERIRSLARKHLTLEDLLNIKARLIGTGYIGGKAVGMMIARNMLLQDRSFDWHNCLEPHDSFFIGSDVFYTYIVENGWWKLRMDQKTREGYFEVAKVLREKMLDGRFPEEIEEQFWRVIEYFGQSPIIVRSSSLLEDAFGNAFAGKYESIFCVNQGTPEERYRQFREAIRRVYASTLNEDALAYRLQRGLEKHDEQMALLVQRVSGSYRKDCFFPDLAGVGLSYNTFVWKKEMDPRAGMLRLVLGLGTRAVNRVENDYPRIVPLDVPLLRPHSGENDLRRYSQHDVDVLNISRNEFETIPAADVLSEDMNIRSELVGVRDYESEEQLKERGRGGQRKWILTFDGLLSENPFPQVMQKMLKTLERKYSYPVDIEFTVNFTRGDSFQINLVQCRPLQTRGEGKGIQVVIPSDVPESQILFQSEGNFMGGSLVQPVKRLVYVDSEEYSRLSLSEKYDIARLIGRLNRISRREECPAILLGPGRWGTTTPSLGVPVRFAEINQFVALVEIAYMTGSLMPELSFGTHFFQDLVETDIFYVALFPEREEFLFNVGLIGKGENRLPLLLPECGRYEKTVFVRDVDAENFLLMADIVSRKVLCYTFPKSGG, from the coding sequence ATGGAAAAAATACCGATACGAGTCAGTACTGGGCTGGAAAGCTTCGATTCGGTCATCGATGGCCTGAGAATAGGCGACAACGTCGTCTGGCAGGTGGATTACATCGCCGATTACCGCTCCTTCGTCACGCCTTTCGTGCAGCGCGCCCTTTCGGAAAACCGAATGGTCGTTTATCTGTGTTTTGCCCAGCATGAGCCGCTCCTGGATGAGGATGAACGGGTTACCGTCTATCACCTCGACGCTTCCAGCGGTTTCGAGTCCTTCTCCTCCGAGGTGTACAGCATTGCGGCCCGTGAAGGGGAAGGGGTTTTTTACGTTTTCGATTCCCTTTCGGACCTGCTTTCCGCCTGGGCCACGGATCTGATGATCGGCAACTTTTTCCGGATCATCTGCCCTTATCTCTATCAGCTCAATACCGTGGCCTATTTTGCCCTGGTGCGCGAGAATCACTCCTTCAGGACCGTCGCCAGAATCCGGGAAACGACCCAGGTGCTCCTGGATGTCTATAATGCGGATAACAAGATTTACGTGCATCCCCTGAAGGTCAAGGGGCGCCATCTGCCCACCATGTTTCTTCCGCATCTGAAGCGTGGAGACAGCTTTTCGCCCGTAACCCGCAGTGTCGATACGGGACGGCTTCTCCACTACTTTTCGGGAAAAGGACTGGACAGCGCGACGAGAAATCTCGATTACTGGGACCGGCTCTTCATCCACGTTGAAGAGCTGCTTCATCGAACGATCCACAGGGAAGAAAAGCGGAATCTCCTCGATCATCTCTGTGAGATCATGATCGGCAGGGAGGAACGGATCCGGTCACTTGCCCGAAAACACCTCACCCTTGAAGATCTTCTCAACATCAAGGCGAGGCTGATCGGTACGGGCTATATCGGCGGAAAGGCCGTGGGCATGATGATCGCGCGCAACATGCTGCTTCAGGACCGTTCCTTTGACTGGCACAACTGTCTGGAGCCTCACGATTCCTTCTTCATCGGATCGGATGTTTTCTACACTTACATCGTGGAAAATGGCTGGTGGAAGCTCCGCATGGATCAGAAGACCAGGGAAGGCTACTTCGAAGTCGCGAAGGTCTTGCGGGAAAAGATGCTGGACGGGAGGTTCCCCGAGGAAATCGAGGAGCAGTTCTGGCGGGTGATTGAATATTTCGGCCAGTCGCCCATCATCGTGCGTTCCAGCAGCCTCCTCGAAGATGCCTTCGGAAATGCCTTTGCCGGAAAATATGAGAGCATTTTCTGCGTGAATCAGGGCACGCCCGAAGAACGCTACCGGCAGTTCCGGGAGGCGATCCGCCGAGTTTATGCCAGCACCCTGAATGAAGATGCCCTGGCTTACCGCCTGCAGCGGGGGCTGGAAAAGCATGACGAGCAGATGGCCCTCCTTGTTCAGCGGGTCTCGGGTTCCTACCGGAAGGACTGCTTCTTCCCCGATCTTGCCGGCGTCGGCCTCTCTTACAACACTTTTGTCTGGAAAAAGGAGATGGACCCCCGGGCCGGCATGCTGAGACTGGTGCTCGGGCTGGGGACGCGGGCCGTCAATCGGGTGGAGAACGATTATCCGCGGATTGTCCCTCTGGATGTTCCCCTCCTGAGGCCGCATTCCGGAGAAAACGACCTGAGGAGATATTCGCAGCATGACGTGGATGTGTTGAATATCAGCAGAAATGAATTCGAAACCATCCCGGCGGCAGACGTATTGTCGGAAGACATGAATATCCGTTCCGAGCTGGTGGGGGTTCGGGATTACGAAAGCGAAGAGCAGTTGAAAGAAAGGGGCCGGGGCGGGCAGAGAAAGTGGATACTCACCTTTGACGGGCTGCTCTCCGAAAACCCCTTTCCGCAGGTCATGCAGAAAATGCTGAAAACGCTTGAACGGAAATACAGTTATCCCGTGGATATCGAGTTTACAGTCAACTTTACCCGGGGTGACTCCTTCCAGATCAATCTCGTGCAGTGCCGGCCGCTGCAGACTCGGGGAGAGGGAAAGGGAATACAGGTCGTTATTCCGTCAGATGTCCCGGAGAGTCAGATTCTCTTTCAGTCGGAGGGCAACTTCATGGGCGGCAGCCTTGTTCAGCCTGTCAAGCGTCTGGTCTATGTCGATTCCGAGGAATACAGCCGGCTTTCTCTTTCGGAAAAATACGACATCGCCCGGCTGATCGGCCGATTGAACCGGATCAGCAGACGGGAGGAATGTCCCGCCATCCTCCTCGGTCCGGGCCGATGGGGAACGACGACGCCCTCGCTGGGGGTCCCGGTGCGGTTTGCCGAGATCAACCAGTTCGTGGCGCTTGTCGAAATCGCTTACATGACCGGGAGCCTGATGCCGGAACTCTCTTTCGGTACGCATTTCTTTCAGGATCTGGTCGAGACGGATATCTTTTATGTGGCGCTGTTCCCGGAACGGGAGGAGTTTCTCTTCAATGTCGGGCTGATCGGGAAAGGGGAAAACAGGCTGCCCCTGCTTCTCCCGGAGTGCGGGCGTTATGAAAAGACGGTTTTTGTCCGGGATGTCGATGCTGAAAATTTCCTGCTGATGGCAGACATCGTTTCCCGGAAGGTTCTCTGCTACACTTTCCCCAAAAGCGGCGGATAG
- a CDS encoding DUF128 domain-containing protein, producing MNRLVLLILTALNSGGKPLSSRELATRLASQGVSLSERTVRYYLKKFDEDGFTEGCARKGRRITAKGRQELTQGFVSERVGFIINKINNLAFLADFDPDTGRGKVILNVTYVPEERLQEALNLLPSLLRSPYTLSDRIVLARSGECLGDLLIPDGLSAIGTLCSITLNSILLKAGIPVSTKFGGIVKVRNSEPVGFSSAISYEGSSVPPLEILIKSGMTDVLGAIFRGTGKILGSFREIPADSLCEARKIHEKLKKLGCRSSIFFGQPGEPLLGLPVTDGKAGMVVLGGLNPSAALEEAGLASDSSALALLYDYPALSSVETLSGLYGFEMHAAPSSYPQSKDALRHPDYPPLLGKV from the coding sequence ATGAATCGGCTGGTTCTGTTAATCCTTACAGCCCTGAATTCAGGGGGGAAGCCGTTGAGCTCCAGGGAACTGGCGACGCGGCTCGCCTCTCAGGGAGTTTCTCTTTCGGAGCGAACCGTGCGGTATTATCTCAAAAAGTTTGATGAGGACGGTTTTACCGAGGGATGCGCCCGCAAAGGGCGGAGGATTACAGCGAAAGGCCGGCAGGAGCTGACTCAGGGATTCGTCTCGGAACGAGTCGGGTTTATTATCAATAAAATCAACAATCTTGCTTTTCTGGCCGACTTCGATCCGGACACGGGTAGAGGGAAGGTCATTCTCAACGTTACCTACGTTCCGGAGGAGAGATTACAGGAGGCTCTGAACCTCCTGCCTTCTCTTCTCCGTTCCCCTTATACCCTGAGCGACCGGATCGTCCTGGCCCGGTCGGGCGAGTGCCTCGGCGATCTTCTCATTCCCGACGGCCTGTCGGCAATCGGCACGCTGTGCAGCATTACGCTGAACAGCATCCTGCTGAAAGCTGGAATTCCCGTATCGACAAAGTTCGGCGGCATTGTGAAGGTCCGGAATTCTGAACCCGTCGGATTCAGCTCGGCGATCAGCTATGAAGGCTCTTCCGTTCCGCCTCTGGAAATCCTGATCAAAAGCGGGATGACGGACGTGCTTGGCGCCATATTCCGGGGAACCGGAAAAATTCTCGGAAGTTTCCGGGAAATCCCTGCGGACAGTCTCTGTGAAGCCCGAAAAATCCATGAAAAGCTGAAGAAACTGGGTTGCCGCAGTTCCATTTTCTTTGGTCAGCCCGGAGAACCCCTTCTGGGATTGCCTGTAACGGATGGGAAGGCCGGCATGGTCGTTCTCGGGGGGCTGAACCCGAGCGCCGCTCTGGAAGAGGCCGGTCTGGCCTCAGACAGTTCCGCCCTTGCCCTGCTGTATGACTATCCAGCCTTGAGTTCTGTGGAAACCCTGTCCGGATTGTACGGGTTCGAAATGCACGCGGCCCCTTCCTCTTATCCGCAATCCAAGGATGCCCTCCGGCATCCCGACTATCCGCCGCTTTTGGGGAAAGTGTAG
- the gdhA gene encoding NADP-specific glutamate dehydrogenase, whose protein sequence is MSVVGDVIDKIKQKDPYEFEFHQAAEEVLLTLEPTTQKHPEFVKAKIYERIVEPDRVITFRVPWMDDKGDVQVNRGFRVQFNNAIGPYKGGLRFHPSVNLSILKFLGFEQIFKNSLTTLPMGGAKGGSDFDPKGKSDTEVMRFCQSFMRELFRHIGPDTDVPAGDIGVGAREIGYLYGYYKKLINEHTGVLTGKRLEYGGSLIRPEATGYGCVYFAAEMLSWRGLDFKGKTVAISGSGNVAQYAVEKVNRLGGKVITLCDSSSTIVDEAGIDYEKCEYVMELKNVRRGRISEYADKYSSSSCCYIGESVWDVIKNQGIKVDIALPCATQNEIDESHAEALVKNGCICVSEGANMPSTPEAIRVYQDNGIIYGPGKAANAGGVATSGLEMSQNSMRLSWPREEVDARLLQIMKSIHKACLDAAAEYGKEGDYVLGANIAGFMKVANSMLAFGIV, encoded by the coding sequence ATGTCCGTAGTCGGCGATGTAATCGACAAGATCAAGCAAAAGGACCCTTACGAATTTGAATTTCATCAGGCGGCGGAAGAAGTGCTTCTCACATTGGAACCCACCACCCAGAAACATCCGGAGTTCGTCAAGGCTAAAATCTATGAACGCATTGTGGAGCCTGATCGGGTTATCACTTTTCGTGTCCCCTGGATGGATGATAAAGGCGATGTACAGGTCAACCGGGGATTTCGTGTTCAGTTCAATAATGCCATCGGCCCTTATAAAGGAGGGCTGCGTTTTCACCCCTCTGTCAACCTCAGCATCCTGAAATTTCTGGGCTTTGAACAGATTTTCAAGAATTCGCTTACAACGCTTCCCATGGGCGGCGCGAAAGGCGGTTCGGATTTCGACCCCAAGGGAAAATCCGATACGGAAGTCATGCGCTTCTGTCAGTCCTTCATGCGCGAGCTCTTCCGCCATATCGGACCCGACACGGATGTGCCGGCGGGAGACATCGGCGTGGGCGCCCGCGAAATCGGCTATCTGTATGGCTATTACAAAAAGTTGATCAATGAGCATACAGGCGTTTTGACCGGCAAGAGACTGGAATACGGGGGAAGCCTCATCCGACCGGAAGCGACCGGCTATGGCTGCGTCTATTTCGCCGCGGAAATGCTGTCCTGGCGCGGCCTTGATTTCAAGGGAAAGACCGTCGCGATCAGCGGTTCCGGAAATGTCGCCCAGTATGCCGTTGAAAAAGTCAACCGCCTGGGCGGAAAAGTCATCACCCTGTGCGATTCCAGCTCGACGATTGTAGATGAAGCCGGCATTGATTACGAAAAGTGCGAATATGTCATGGAACTGAAGAATGTCCGGAGAGGCCGCATCAGTGAGTACGCGGACAAATACTCAAGCTCCTCCTGCTGTTATATCGGCGAAAGCGTCTGGGATGTGATCAAAAATCAGGGGATCAAAGTGGACATCGCCCTGCCCTGCGCCACCCAGAACGAAATTGACGAGAGCCACGCGGAAGCCCTGGTGAAAAACGGCTGCATCTGCGTTTCCGAAGGCGCCAACATGCCTTCCACTCCGGAAGCCATCCGCGTCTATCAGGACAACGGAATCATCTATGGTCCCGGCAAGGCTGCCAATGCCGGCGGCGTGGCCACCTCAGGCCTGGAAATGAGCCAGAACAGCATGCGGCTTTCCTGGCCTCGGGAAGAGGTCGATGCGAGGCTGCTTCAGATCATGAAGAGCATCCATAAAGCCTGTCTCGATGCGGCGGCGGAATACGGGAAAGAGGGAGACTATGTGCTGGGCGCCAATATCGCCGGGTTCATGAAGGTGGCCAACAGCATGCTGGCCTTCGGGATCGTGTAA